The genomic stretch AACGCCTCGAAGCTGCAGTCGTGGGGACGATACCCCTACGCTCACCAGTCGGGTGAACCGCTTGCCTGGCGTGATGCCATCCAGACGCGCCTCGCCGACGCCCACGCGCGTCGTGGTACGACGCTCGCGTTCGGCAACGGCCGCAGCTACGGTGACAGTTGCCTCGCGGATACCGGACAGGTGCTGCCCATGCGCGGCCTCGCGCGCTTCATGAGCGCGGACTGGACGAGCGGCGTCGTGCGCGCCGAAGCGGGCATGACGCTCGGTGAACTGCTCGACGTCGCCTTGCCGCGTGGCTGGATGCTGCCCGTCACACCCGGGACGCAGTTCGCTACGCTTGGCGGGGCCGTGGCCAACGACGTGCACGGCAAGAACCATCATGTGCGCGGCACCTTCGGACGCCACGTGCGCTGCTTTTCGCTGCTGCGCTCCGACCGTCCAGCCACCGAATGTTCACCGGATGAGGAAGCCGCGCTCTTTCGTGCGACGATCGGCGGGCTCGGCCTGACGGGTGTGATCGAATGGGTAGAACTCCAGCTCATGCCGGTACGCTCGGCCCATATTGCCGTCTCACGCATACGCTACGCCAACCTCGACGAATTCTTCGCGCTCGCGCAAGACCACGAGGCCATCCATGAGTACGGGGTCGCGTGGGTGGACTGCCTCGCGCGCGGCGGGGCGCTCGGGCGCGGCATCTACACTAGCGGCGATCACGCCGACGACGGTGACTTCTCTATCTCGACGAAGCGCGCCTGCAGTGTACCGTTCGTCCCGCCGTTCTCGCCCGTCAGCCGAACCACGGTGCGCGCATTCAACGCGCTCTATTACTGGCGTCAGAAGCCCGGCATCGAACTCGCGCGCATGACCCCGGCCAGTTTCTTCTATCCACTCGACAACATCCTCAACTGGAATCGCCTCTATGGGCGACGCGGGTTCCAGCAGCATCAATGCGTCGTGCCGACGGCGAGCGCGCGCGACGCGCTGCGGGCAATCCTGGATACCATCGCCACGCACGGCAGCGGCTCATTTCTCGCGGTGCTCAAGCGTTGTGGCTCCCTGCCCTCACCTGGCCTGCTCTCGTTTCCGATGGAAGGCGTCTCGCTCGCGCTCGACTTCCCGCAGAACGAACGGCGCAACACCGACCTCTTCGCCCGGCTCGATTCCATCGTGGCCGAATCCGGCGGTCGTCAGTATCCCGCGAAAGATGCACACATGAGCGGGGAGCACTTCCGCGCGGCTTACCCCGCGTGGCAGGAACTCGAGCGGCATCGCGATCCCGCGCTGATGTCGCGTTTCTGGAAACGGACGACTCAATCATGAAGAACATCCTTGTCATTGGCGGCTCGTCAGCCATCGCCGCCGCTTGCGCACGGCACTGGGCCGCAGACGGCGACCGCCTGTTCCTCGCTGGCCGTCATGCCGCGCGGCTGGAAACCATTGCTCAGGATTTGCGCGTGCGCGGCAGTCAGGACGTGCTTACGCACGTACTCGACCTGAATGACTACACGCAGCATGCCGCCATGCTCGATGCCTGCCGCACGTCCCTTGGTTCCGTCGATATCGTACTCATCGCACACGGCACCCTGGCTGACCAGGCGCTGTGCGAACGCAATGTGGACGCGGCTCTACATGAATTCTCGACCAACGCACTCTCCACGATTGCGCTACTTACGCGGCTCGCCAGCCTGCTCGAGGCGCAGCGTAGCGGCACCATCGCGGTGATATCGTCCGTCGCAGGCGACCGCGGGCGCGCCTCGAACTATGTCTACGGGGCGGCGAAGGCTGCCGTCACGACCTTCTGCGAGGGCCTGCGCGCACGGCTCTTCAAATCGGGCGTGCACGTGCTCACGATCAAGCCCGGCTTCGTCGATACGCCAATGACTGCAGGCCTTGCCCTGCCCAAGCCGCTTGTCGCAACGCCAGAACAGGTCAGTAAAGACATCGTGCGCGCCATCGCGCAGGGCAAGGACCTGGTCTATACCCCGTGGTTCTGGAGCGCGATCATGCTCGTTATCCGCGCCCTGCCGCGCTTCGTGTTCAAGCGGGTTTCGCTGTGAACACCATCGTCGCAAGCCGCACCGCTCTCGTGACGTGGTACGCGCTCTTCGCACTCGTCTCAATGGCGGCGAATCTCGGTAGTCAGAAGATCGCGTGGCAAATTTACAGCGGGTCATTTTCGATTCCCCTCGCGGTGTGCATCGGCACGGGCGTGGGGCTCGTTGTCAAGTACGTGCTCGACAAGAGCTGGATTTTCCGCTACGAACACCGCAGCGTTACCCACGGTGTCCACACCTTCTTGCGCTACGTCGCAATGGGGCTTGCTACCACCGCGCTCTTCTGGGCCACGGAATTTGCCGCTCAAGTGCTATTCCAGTCGGAGACAGCACGCCTTGCCGGGGGGGCGCTCGGCCTCACGCTCGGTTACATCGCAAAGTACCAGCTCGACAAGCGTTTCGTATTTGCCTGATCGGGCGGCGTACGAACCCGCATCGAAACTCCGTTCGTACTGTCGGGCGCGAGACGTCATAAACCGTCTGAACTCGATGCGCTGATTCCAGTGCAGACGATCCATTTGCTTTTCAAACCGGCTCGTACGCTGGCGTACATATCGACGCACAACCATGCCCTACGCTTTTCCCCTCAATCCGGCATAGCGCATGTGCTGCGATCCCTCCGAACAGGCGCAATAAGGTATCGATATGTCAGATCCCGCAATTCCGCTGTGTGTGGACCTGGACGGCACGCTCACACGCGCTGATTTCCTCTTCGAAAGTTTCTTCGTGCTGCTCAAGCAGCAGCCACTATCGATATTCCTCTGCCTGTTCTGGCTGCTGCGCGGCAAAGCCTATCTGAAGGAGCAGATCGCACTGCGTGTGACGCTCGATGTCGGCGTGCTGCCCTATAACGGCCAACTGGTCGATTATCTGCGCGAAGCGCGCTCGGCCGGGCGGCCGCTCTACCTGTGCACGGCGGCTAACCAGCGATTCGCAAGCCAGGTGGCGGCTCACTTCGGCATGTTCAGCGGCGTACTCGCAAGCAATGCGAGCCTCAATCTGCACGGCGAGCATAAGGCTGCAGCCCTCGTCGAGCAGTTCGGCGAACACGGCTTTGACTACTGCGGTGATGCGCGCGCAGACGTACCCGTGTGGCAGCGCGCACGCCGGGCAATCGTCGTTGGCAACCAGCACATCGCTAATATTGCGCGCAAGGTGAATAGCGAAATTGTGTTCTTCGAAGAGAAACGCCATCTGATTCCACTCATGCTCAAGGAAATGCGCGTGCATCAGTGGGTCAAGAACTGTTTGATCTTTGTGCCGCTTCTTCTCGGGCACCGCTTCGATGACTTGCAGGCGGTGCTCGCGGCCTGTATCGCGTTTGCATCGTTCAGCCTGTGCGCGTCATCCGTCTATCTGCTCAACGACATGCTCGACCTGGATGTCGATCGTCGCCATCCGCGCAAGCACAGCCGACCGTTCGCATCGGGCAAGCTGCCGCTCTCGCTGGGTATCGTGCTTACGATTGTGCTGCTCGGTGCTGGACTTGGGCTCGCTGCCCTGCTGCCCTGGCAGTTCGGCGCCGTGCTCATTGCGTACATGGCCGCCACAGTCGCCTATTCGTTCGTGCTCAAGCGGATCGCGCTAATCGATGTATTCACCCTGGCCGGCCTCTACACGGTGCGCGTGATCGCTGGCGGTGAATGCAACAACATCCCGCTGTCTTACTGGCTGATTCTTTTCAGCGTGCCCATCTTCCTGAGCCTCGCCATGCTCAAGCGCTATGTCGAACTCGAGGCCATGCTTCAGCAGGGCAAGACGGAGGCAGCAGGGCGTGGCTATCTTACGCAGGACATGTCGATCCTGCGCTCCTATGGCACGGCGGCCGGCTATCTCGCCGTACTCGTGCTCGCGCTTTACCTGAATTCGCCCGAGTTCAAGCTGCTCTACCATCATCCGAAGATGCTGTGGGCTGTGTTCGGACTTACGCTCTATTGGGTAAGCCGCATCTGGATGCTCGCGTTTCGCGGACAGATGAACGATGACCCAATCGTCTTCACGTTCAAGGACCGCGTGAGTTGCAGCGTCATCGGATTGTGCGGCGTCTTCATGTTACTGGCGATCTGATGAATGCGAAAGGGTGTCGAGGCACCCCTTCTTCATGAGAGCTAGCGCAGGAAGCGCGTCAAGAGAAATTCTTCTTGCCAATCAGCTTTGATCAATTTTACTCAGGCGTGGAAAGATGGATACGACGGCTCGAGCAAGAATCGCAATAACTCCGCTTGGCATCGTGGCACTGATTTTGTTTGTCGCGCTTTGCACGTGGGTCGAGTATGTGTTCTGGGCGAGGGAGCATGCCTCGAACATGGATGAACTGCTCGGAGCCTCGGACGGAGTATTGAGCGGAATGCCTCACTGGCGCGCCTTCCAGAACCGCCTTCTGACTCCCTATCTGATGGATCTCTTCAGGAACGTCTCGCAGAATCCGTACAACGAATTTGCGAAAGTATTCCTGACGCTGGAAAATTTCGTTTTGTGCATTTGCGCCTACGCACTGACCCGAAGAGTCAGCCTCACTATAGTAGCGCTGGTCGCATCGTCGGCGCTGTGGGTGTATTGCATGCACTATTTTAGCTATCCGTGGGACTTCACCGAATCGATGATGCTCACCTTGCTTTTTCTGCTTGCGATCAGAAGCGAAGGCATTTTTCCATTCGTCATTCTGTTTATCCTTTTTGTACTGAGCCGGGAATCCTGCACGTTCATTGGACTATTCCTGATCTTGAGGGGCGTCTCGCCAATCGCATTCGGTCGGCGGATGGAGGTTCGCTCACTGACGTGGGGCGGCATTCTGATTGTCGTGGGGGTTGCGATCACCGAAGTACTGAGAAAAACACTCTTCAAGGCTTCGATGCTGCCAGGCGTGGGCGCGGATACGTTGCATGAGAAATTTGAAAATCACTTCCATTACCTTCACAACGGAAAAGTGTTCCTCGTGGGAAGTAAGGGATATGACATCTCGCTCATATACGCGATGCTCATGCTGGTTTTTCTCGCATGCGCATACGTGGGATATCGCGAAAAGGCAAGAAACCTTCTCGCTATCGGTATCACCATGACGCTGTACACGCTGAGCATTTTCATATTTGGCGTTCTCGATGAGGTGCGGCTATACCAGCCCATGACGGGGATCCTCTCTTTGACCGTTCTTTATCTGCTATTCGAAACCGGGTCTGGCCAGAAATGGCGCGCCACGAACCTACCGTTCTTGACGCGACGCGGATGGAGTTGAATGTGAGCGCGACACGAACCCCGCGCACCTGACCGGAAGATGTATTCAGCCCGCCTTGCCTTCGGCGGATGCGTCGACCGGCGCAATAACGTTCTTTAGCAGGAAAGCAGCGTTTAGCCAGTGAAAGGACGGACCGCTCCATGAAAAGCATAGGCAGGCATTGGGTCCTGGCGTTTTGCCGATTCTCTATCGTGCTCGTGACGCTGCTCATTTGCACGGGGAACATCACGAATAGCGTGCTGCTGAAGTGGGGCTTCCACGAAGATAGAAACAGTGCGAACTACCACATCACGTTGCCCGAGATGATGGACGGTACCGCGAGGAAACCTTTCGTCTACAGAGCGTCTTTCCCGATGAGTGTGAAATGGGCTGTAAGCCGGCTCCCACCCGACCTCCAGGCGAAGCTCTATACGCAGGTCACGCAGCATGACTCCATCCGCAGCCAGTACTTCAGCCGCCTGCCCGCCCGGTACTGGACACCCGTTGTCTCGATTACCTATTACATCACCTACTTCACGGTACTGGCGGCCACTATCTCTGCGCTTTGGTTGATATACCTCCTGGCACGCATGCACGTGCTGACTTTTGGACAGGCGCTCACGTTTGTGGTGGCATTCAGTCTCTTTTATCCGTTGACGTTTCAAGAAAGCGCTTTCTACTACGATTTCCTCGAATTGTCGGGCGTTTTCGCTGCATGCTTCTTCCTGATGCGGCGACACATGCTCGCGTGCACAATCTGTATTGCCGTGTTTTCGTTCAATAAGGAAACCTTCTTTCTGGCCCCGCTCGCGCTTTTTTTTCTGCACGAACGCGACGTATCGCTTCGCGCACGCGCTAGTTGGCTCGCTGCACAGCTTGCGTGCTGCCTCGTAACTCGCCATTTGATCACAAGCGGTTATGACACCAACATTGGCGGCACCGTTGAATTTCATCTGGTCGAGAACGTGCGTTTCTGGATTGATCCCAAAACGTACCTCAGCTTCTGGAATCTTATCAGCAGGAGCGTACCCACCCCAAGCATCCAGAATCCGTTGGTCATCGTTCCGCTGGTCATCTTTCTTCGCGCTGCCTGGCGCTTTGCGGACAGGCGATACCGGCACTATCTTCACGCCGCACTGTGGCCGTTGGTGGTGCTTTTTATCCCTTTCGGCTATCGCGATGAAGTACGTGCGTTCTCCCTGGCGTTTCCCGCGCTGACGCTCATCGCGCTGCATGGCGCGAGCCGCTTCACGCAGATTTTTTCTTCGGCCACCGAGCCGTCCAGGGTCGCGAGCAAATTGCCGTTGGTCGGCACCACGCTTCCACAGACCCAGCGGGCGGCCTCACTGGTCCTTGCGCCCCGACGCAGAGAAATCCAGCGTGACGTTTGATTCGATAACCAGACATGTTGGCTCGACTGTAAAGCGCAACCGCATACGCTCGTACTGCCGTGTGCAACGACCTCACAGGGCGTATTACCGCAGTCGAAATGAAGACTTCGGTCGCCCGATCGAGCGCCAATGTATCTGGCTGCGCCTGTCGTTGACCACCGCGGCACCGTACTCGAGGCGAATTCGCTTTGGCGCTTTCGGGCGGCACCTCACCCGACCTTTTCTCCCTTCTCGCGCGCCATGGGAATCTGATCGACACGGTGCCGTCAAAGCGTCGTGCTGTCCCGGAAGCGGTCCGGATACAACTTATAATTGCGCTTTTCAGCAACGCCTTACTGGCGCCACTCCAACGCCTAGACGCCCCGCGCTCATACAGTCGCCGCATCGGTCGGGCACGCCAATTTCAGGACTACATGCACCTCCCGTGCCCGCCGCGTGCGTCCGGACATCATGCGGATGCCGGTGCTTAAGCGTTTCGCGAATCCCGACGTCACACGCGCTGTCGCAAACCTTGTCTGGCTTGGGCTCGAGCGCCTGACGCAGATCGACGTAGCGATTGTGACCAGCGGCGTGCTGGCGCGTTATTTCGGCCCCGACCTCTTCGGCAAATGGCAATACGTCAATACGCTTTTGCTCAATGTCGACCGTAGCTAGCGCAGACGCGGATCGGCATCGCCGGAGGCGTCACGGCCCGCCGTCGATGAAATGCTTGCCAGCCTCCCCG from Paraburkholderia phymatum STM815 encodes the following:
- a CDS encoding FAD-binding oxidoreductase → MNASKLQSWGRYPYAHQSGEPLAWRDAIQTRLADAHARRGTTLAFGNGRSYGDSCLADTGQVLPMRGLARFMSADWTSGVVRAEAGMTLGELLDVALPRGWMLPVTPGTQFATLGGAVANDVHGKNHHVRGTFGRHVRCFSLLRSDRPATECSPDEEAALFRATIGGLGLTGVIEWVELQLMPVRSAHIAVSRIRYANLDEFFALAQDHEAIHEYGVAWVDCLARGGALGRGIYTSGDHADDGDFSISTKRACSVPFVPPFSPVSRTTVRAFNALYYWRQKPGIELARMTPASFFYPLDNILNWNRLYGRRGFQQHQCVVPTASARDALRAILDTIATHGSGSFLAVLKRCGSLPSPGLLSFPMEGVSLALDFPQNERRNTDLFARLDSIVAESGGRQYPAKDAHMSGEHFRAAYPAWQELERHRDPALMSRFWKRTTQS
- a CDS encoding SDR family oxidoreductase: MKNILVIGGSSAIAAACARHWAADGDRLFLAGRHAARLETIAQDLRVRGSQDVLTHVLDLNDYTQHAAMLDACRTSLGSVDIVLIAHGTLADQALCERNVDAALHEFSTNALSTIALLTRLASLLEAQRSGTIAVISSVAGDRGRASNYVYGAAKAAVTTFCEGLRARLFKSGVHVLTIKPGFVDTPMTAGLALPKPLVATPEQVSKDIVRAIAQGKDLVYTPWFWSAIMLVIRALPRFVFKRVSL
- a CDS encoding GtrA family protein gives rise to the protein MNTIVASRTALVTWYALFALVSMAANLGSQKIAWQIYSGSFSIPLAVCIGTGVGLVVKYVLDKSWIFRYEHRSVTHGVHTFLRYVAMGLATTALFWATEFAAQVLFQSETARLAGGALGLTLGYIAKYQLDKRFVFA
- a CDS encoding UbiA family prenyltransferase, translating into MSDPAIPLCVDLDGTLTRADFLFESFFVLLKQQPLSIFLCLFWLLRGKAYLKEQIALRVTLDVGVLPYNGQLVDYLREARSAGRPLYLCTAANQRFASQVAAHFGMFSGVLASNASLNLHGEHKAAALVEQFGEHGFDYCGDARADVPVWQRARRAIVVGNQHIANIARKVNSEIVFFEEKRHLIPLMLKEMRVHQWVKNCLIFVPLLLGHRFDDLQAVLAACIAFASFSLCASSVYLLNDMLDLDVDRRHPRKHSRPFASGKLPLSLGIVLTIVLLGAGLGLAALLPWQFGAVLIAYMAATVAYSFVLKRIALIDVFTLAGLYTVRVIAGGECNNIPLSYWLILFSVPIFLSLAMLKRYVELEAMLQQGKTEAAGRGYLTQDMSILRSYGTAAGYLAVLVLALYLNSPEFKLLYHHPKMLWAVFGLTLYWVSRIWMLAFRGQMNDDPIVFTFKDRVSCSVIGLCGVFMLLAI